The region TACGGGCCATTCTTTTTCCTTCAAGGACTGTACACTAACGGCAATCGCAACCGGCAAACGCGCACAGAATTTACGTGAACTGCGCGATCGTCTCAGTACAGTTGATGAAGGCTGCATATACTATCACTTCTGGGGTGGACGACTGCGTCCCCAGTTCGACGAACCGGAATTCAACAACGACTTCGCCGCATGGTGCAAGCACAGTCTGCGCGACGACGTTGCGGCAGAACGGCTCAGCGTCATCGACCCGATGAACTACGACTCACTCGAAGATCTTCGCGCGGAAGTTGTCGAAGTCATCGAACAGCGCATCTCCGAGCGCGAATTCATACCCTGGGCGCAGAATGATCAGCAGTTTTCCTTCATCCGTTCACAGATCGTCGTGTTCAACACGCCGACAGATATCACGGACGCAGCGGAACTGGCTTCCATCATCCCACGCGTTTCCTCCAGCAGCATTTTCTACCACTTTATCGACGCACGCCGTCGCACGGATGACGGCAGGGATGATTTCAGCACCTGGATTTCCGGTCTCGATGGTGACTACGAAGAGCTCCTTGCGCGTCTGGCCGAACTGGATCCGTATTTCGCCTCGCTCAGTGATCTGCGGGATCAGCTCTCGGACCTGTTCCAAAGCTACTTTTCGAATGAAACGAAAGGGGGAGCCTGATGCAGCAGATTGATGCTTATGCCCCCATCACGGGCAAAGACGTAATCGAACAGCTCCGCCAGCTGGCGGAGCCTCTCAAGGGAATGAAAGTCGTGCATGTAAATTCCACTCGCATGGGCGGCGGTGTCGCGGAAATCCTTCACAAGATGGTGCCGCTCATGAATGATCTCGGTCTCGAGACATCGTGGGAGGTCATCGAGGGAAACGAAGATTTCTACCAGTGCACCAAAAGTTTCCACAACGCGATGCAGGGCAACCAGGTGCACATTCCGGATGACCTGCTGAAAAACTATGAAAAGGTCAATGCCGAAAACGCGGAGAAGCTGCGTCCCGCGCTCGAGGATGCGGACGTCGTCATCATCCATGATCCACAGCCGGCGCCGCTCCTGAAGCATTTCCCCGACCGCAAGGGCATATGGATCTGGCGCTGCCATATCGATGCGAGTCATCCCTACAGGCCCGTGTGGAAATATCTGCGTCCCTTTCTCGAAGATTATGACGCGAGTATATGGTCGCTCTCCGATTTCGCGCAGCCGCTGCCGCATCCGCAGTACCTTATTCCACCCTCCATCGATCCGCTGAGCGACAAGAATATCGATCTGGCTGAAGAGGAGATCGCCGATGTGCGTTCGCGGTTCGGTATCGATCCCGAGCGGGCGCTGATCACGCAGGTCAGCCGCTACGATCGCTTCAAGGATCCGGTCGGTGTTATTGAAGCCTACAAACTGGCGAAGCGCTTTACGCCCGGACTGCAGCTGGTTCTCGCCGGCGGCAGTGCATCAGACGATCCGGAAGGCGAAGCGGTACTCAATGATGTATACGCTGCGGCGGATGATGATCCCGACGTAAAAATCCTCCTGCTGCCATCCGACGCCAATCGCACCATCAACGCGCTGCAGCGCGCGAGTGATATCGTCCTGCAGAAATCCACGCGTGAAGGATTCGGTCTCACTGTGACCGAGGCCATGTGGAAAGCGCGTCCCGTGATCGGCGGCAACACCGGCGGCATCCGCCTCCAGGTCATCAATCACCACACCGGTTTTCTCGTCTCCACGCCGGAAGGCGCTGCGCTGCGCACACGCTATCTGCTCAACAAACCGGAGCTTCGTCAGCACATGGGAGAGAAGGCGCAGTCCTTCGTCCGTGACCATTTTCTGCTTACTCGCCACCTCGGAGAGTATCTCACCATCATGGTCATTCTAGCGAAAGGACACGGCGACCGCGTGGAGCTGTGATGGCAAAGCAGCGGAACATCGACGGCGTATTACGCGCCCTGCAGCCGACCGTGGATCTCCGCGGCTTCGAGCATATGCTGCTGCGCAGCAGTCTTCGCATGCTCCTGCTCGATTACGACGGGACCCTGGCACCGTTCGTCACACAGCGTGACCAGGCCGTCCCGTATCCCGGTATCCGCGAGCTGCTTTCCAGGATCATCGCCGACCCGCGCAATCGTGTCGTGATTATCAGCGGACGTGCGGTCGCGGATCTCAAACCTCTGCTCGCCATCGATCCGCTGCCCGAGATCTGGGGCTCCCACGGCTGGGAACGGCTCATGCGTGACGGCAGCTATGAAGCACCTCCGTTTCCCGACGCAGTCATCGAGATGTTCGATGAAGAGTGGCAATGGCTGCTCGAACACTTCGACGCTGCCCAGCTCGAAAGAAAACCCGCATCCGTTGCTCTGCACTGGCGCGGACTCGAGCCTGCCCGTCAGAAAAAACTCGAGCGGGAAGCCCGCAGAAAATGGCGTCCCCTCGGCGAAAGTGAGCAGTTCGAAGTGCATGCCTTCGATGGCGGACTGGAATTGCGTGCCGCCGGGCGCAACAAGGGAGATGCCGTACGCACGCTCCTCGGGGAGGTTGGAGAGGATGTGCCCATCGCATACTTTGGGGATGACCAGACGGACGAGGACGCCTTCAAAGCGCTGAAAGGCCGCGGACTTCGCATCCTTGTACGACCTGAAGTCCGTGACACCGAAGCGGATATTCACTGCGTCCCGCCCGAAGGTCTCCACACCTTATTACAGCTCTGGAACAGCAGTCATGTTTGACCGCATACCTGACACCATACTGGGTAATACCCCGGTGGACTGGCTGATCGCCATCGGCATTGCCGTCGTCACCACTACTGTCCTCTTCCTCGCCAAGCGCATCGCAGGCAAGTATTTCATGCGTCTTGCGAAGCGTACGGTGACGGATCTCGATGACATGTTTGCGGGACTGTTCAGCAAAATCAGTCTCTTCGTGCTCATCGTGGTCGGTTTATACGCCGGATCACTCTGGCTGTCGCTCCCCGCCAAAGCACATGATATCATCCATCATGCACTGTTCGCTGCGAGCATCATCCAGGCCGCGTTCTGGGGAAACAGCATCATCTACTATCTGATCAACAAGACGACGCGTCTGCGGGAGTACGAGGATGCCTCGGCGAAAACCACACTGAGCGTGCTGGGCTTCCTCAGCAAACTCGTGCTGTGGTCGGTCGTATTGCTCATCATTCTCGACAATATCGGCTTCAATATTACCACGCTCATCGCCAGCCTCGGCATCGGTGGCATCGCCGTGGCACTTGCCGCGCAGAGCATACTTGCAGAACTGTTCGCTTCGCTCTCCATTGCAGTAGACAAACCGTTCGTGATTGGTGATTTCATCATCATTGACAGTTTCCTCGGTATCGTGGAAAAAATCGGTATGCGGACCACGCACATCCGCAGCCTCGGTGGCGAACTGATCGTGTTTTCAAACACCGATCTGCTGAGCAGCCGCATTCGCAACTACCAGCGCATGGAGGAACGCCGCATCCTGTTCGTGATCGGCGTGGTATACGGCACACCCGCCGATCAGGTCGAAGCCATTCCCTCCATGGTGAGGGAAATCATCGAACAGGACGAAATGACGCGCTTCGATCGCGGTCATTTCAAAGAGTACGGTGCATCGTCGCTGAACTTCGAATTCGTCTACTACGTCCTCTCTCGGGAATACAACGTGTTCATGGATACGCAGCAGCGCATCAACATGAGCATTTACCGCAAGTTCGAGGAAGAAGGTATCGAGTTCGCCTATCCGACGCAGACCATCCATCTCCGACAGGCCGCGGCGGACGACAGCGGGAAGACGAAGACCGTCCTGCAGAAGAAAAACGCTGAACAAACGAACACATCGCCTGAACAGACATCATCATGAACGAGAAAACAGAACAACACGACCAGGTCGAGCGGCTGATTATCGTATCAAACCGCCTGCCCGTGGTATTTCGCAGGGAGGAAGGTGTGCTCAACTGGCGTCCGGGATCCGGTGGACTCGTGACCGCGCTGGCCCCTGTTCTGCGGGATCGGGGTGGTGTCTGGATAGGCTGGTCAGGGCTGTCTTCCGAAGACCAGGAAGAGGTCAACGATGCACTCAGTGAATCCTCTGCCGCCACGGGATATGAGCTCGAGGCGGTTCCGCTCACAGCGGAAGAACTGGAGCTTTACTATCACGGTTTCGCCAATGAAGTGCTCTGGCCGCTGTTCCACGATCTGCAGTCGCACTGCAACTTCCGTCCCGAGTACTGGCACTCCTTTCAGAAGGTCAACAGCAAGTTCGCGCGGCATATTCACCGCGCAACGCGCAGAGGCGACTACATCTGGATTCACGACTATCACCTGATCAACGTCGGCGCCGAGCTGCGAGCGCTCGATGTCCATTCCCCTCTCGGATTTTTCCTGCACATCCCCTTTCCGCCTCCCGACATTTTCATGAAGATGCCGTGGCGTTTCAACATCCTGCACGCACTGCTCAGTTACGACCTTGTGGGCTTTCAGACCATGCGTGACAAACGCAATTTCGTGCAATGTGTTCGCCTGCTGCTCAAGGACGTCATCGTACGCAATGCAGGAGGTTTTCATATCTGCGCCATCGAGCATCGCGAGGTGCGTGTGGGCGTGTTTCCGATCAGCATCGACCACAGGGAATTCGAACGCCGGGCGCGCAGTCAGGAGGTCTCCGAGGCCGCCTGGTATATTCATGAGGATCTTCCCCATCAGCAGATCATCCTGGGCATCGACAGGCTCGACTACACCAAGGGCATCCCGTACAGGCTCGAGGCTTTTCGCAACGCCCTGCGGCGTTTCCCCGAACTCATCGAGAGCATGACGCTGGTCCAGGTCGTCGTTCCCAGCCGCACCGACATCCCGAAATACCATGACCTGAAAGTGGAAATCGAGCGACTCGTCAGTGAGATCAACGGGGAATTCACACGCTCGGGCTGGGTGCCCATTCACTATATCTTCCGGCACCTGACGCGCACGGAACTCCTCGCGTATTATCGAACGGCGGAGATCGCACTTATTACGCCGATCAAGGATGGCATGAATCTCGTTGCCAAGGAATTCTGCGCGTCCAACATCGAGGAGAACGGCGTACTCGTGCTCAGCGAATTCGCCGGTGCCGTGGCACAGCTTCACAAGCAGGCCATCCTGGTCAATCCCTACGACGTGGAAGGAATGGCGGAAGCACTGCGCGACGCGTTCAGCATGAATTACGAAGAACGCGGCAGACGCATGCGCCTGCTTCGGGCCACCGTGGCACGGTACGATATATACCGCTGGGTCGAATCCTTCCTCAATGCGGCGTTTTCCCGGCACCTGAACGACTATCCCGTTGTGGCCGAGTACATTCCACCGATGAATGACAACGATTACGGAACGTCCGTATAGGACCACGGCAGACGCGGTGTACTCTCTGATGCCGCTAATCTCTGATGGCGCATGAACGGGGAATCCGCTATTTTACAGCCTATGCGCAGCATTCATTTCACAAAGGCAGAAGGCGCCCAGAACGATTTCGTGATTGTCGATGATCGCGATGGCATGATCGACGAGGAACTCCGCCGCCGTTTCAGCATCTGGTCATCACACCGCCGCAAAGGCGTCGGCTCTGACGGCAGCATTTTCATTGACCGTTCCGCCACGCACGATTTCGTGATGGCGTTCTACAATCCCGATGGATCCGTCGGCAGCATGTGCGGAAACGGGGGACGCTGTGCAGCCCTGTTCGCTGAGCGAAATGGCATCGCCGGAAACGACATGCGCTTTGAAGTGCTCGGACGCAGTTATCATGCGGTCGTTGACGGCAGCAACATTCGCCTCGCATTTCCTCCGCCAGAAGAAATTTCCAGGGAAATCACGTTGCAATGGGAAGGGGAAGCGTGCTCACTCGACTTTATCGATACCGGAGCGCCACACGCGCTGCTCTTTGCTTCAGCACTGCCGTCGGTGCTGCGCCGGTTGCTGCAGGACGTCGACATGCAGCGTGTCGGAACGGCTCTACGGCATCATGAGCACTTCGCCCCCCGCGGCTGCAACGTGAACGTACTGGAAGCCGGTGAAGACGGTGTGTTTTCCATCCGCACGTTTGAAAAAGGTGTGGAGGCGGAAACGGAAGCATGCGGCACTGGTACACTGGCAGCCGGTATGGCTGCACATCTGCGGCTGGGCACCGCTCCACCGATCCGGCTTCGGACGCACGGCGGGGATGTGCTCACGGTGCATTTTTCACCGGGGGACTGGCCACAGGACGATCCGCGATACTTCGCTGAAGGACTCGTGCTCGAAGGACCCGCGCACCTCGTCTTCGATGGCTGCGTAACCCTGCCGGACATGTGAACATCTGCCTACCTGAGAACCACGTATCCCCAGGGCTCCATTTCCCACTCTCCTTTCACTTCATCAAGCAGCCTGCAGCCGTCGAGCATGACAGGGACGCCCGCGCAGTTGGCCGGCATCGGCAGGGCGACACGGGCAGCTTCGTCGGTAAGATTCACCGCTACGACCATGTCGCGTCCCCCGTACGAACGGACGTACGCCACCACCTGCTCATTTCCCACCAGTGCGAGCGGGCGATACTCACCCCGTCGCAGCACTTCGTGCTCGCGGCGCACACTGGTCAGCTCCGTGTAGAAGGGCCTCAGTCCATGCGCATCTTCCCAATCGATAACCTCCTTCTCGAAGAGACCGATCTGACGGTCGTTGCCCACTTCCTGTCCGTTGTAAATCAGCGGCACACCGGGGAGCAGAGACACCAGCACCGCGCAGCTGCGTGATTCTCGCACCCCGAGCCATGTCACCGCGGGATTGTCTTCCTTATGCTTGTCATGATTGACGATGAAACGCAGATGCAGAGCACCCACGGGATACTGGTAGAATTCGCGCTGCATGGTGACCGCGAATTGCGAAATGGGAAGCTCACCCTCGAGCATGGGATGCAATATGTCATACGTATTCCAGGCATACGAGATATCGAACGCATTGACATGCAACTGCGGGTTTGCTCCTTCCGCAAGCAGCATGACGGGTTTGACCTCGCGCAGCGCCTCGATGGCCTCACTCCAGAAATCATGCGGGATCATGTCGGAATAGTCACAGCGAAATCCGTCAACACCGACGTCGCGGACCCAGTACATCATCATTTCCATCATGTATTCACGCAGTGCCTGGTTATTGAAATCCAGCTGGGCGATATCGTACCAGTCCACATTGGGTGAAACGATTTCCCCTTTGCTGTTGCGTGCGTACCACGCGGGATGTTCGTTGATGAAGGGATGATCCCATGAGGTATGGTTGATGACCAGGTCGATGATAAGGTGCATCCCCAGTTCATGCGTGCGCGCGAGCAATGAGCGAAAATCCTCCATCGTCCCGTATTCAGGATTGATCGCGTAGTAATCCCTGATCGAATACGGGGAACCGAGCGTACCCTTGCGTTTCAGCTCTCCAATGGGATGAATGGGCATGAGCCAGATCACGGTTGCGCCGAGTTCCTTGATTTCCGGCAGGCGCTGCTCAACTGCGCGAAAACTTCCTTCCTCGGAAAACGCGCGGGGGAAAACCTCGTACAGCACCGCATCCCGGACCCAGTCGGCACTTTCCACCGGCTTCCTATGATGGAAGCGGCTTTCCAGCAATTCCCCTTCACGCCTGTATGAACGCAATGCGACGTTCCCCATAATGCCTCCGGGTCCGCCCAGGTCTTCGACGCGCACAGCAAGAAGGTTCTTTCGCGCTCGCATGGCATTGGTGATATCCACGGTGAATCGCCTGCCATACCCGATATGCGAACCCACACGCATGCCATTGAGCCAGATATCCGCGTTGTCATCGACCGCCTCGAATACCAGGGCATAGCGCAAAGTGCTGTCGGCATCAACGTCGAAATGGCGGAGATACCAGCCATAGCCGTCGTACTCTGCGAGATCACCGAGCTGATCCCAGAAGCCCGGCACGCGGAGCGTATCGTACGGTGCGTCCGCCGGGAAACCGTCGAACCAGCGGTTCGAGACACCCACGTCATCCGGATCGACGCGGAAATTCCAGACACCGTTCAACGACTGATAGTAAGGTTCCATATGATCGTCCTTCCCCGCTGTCCGGTTTTCCTGCAGCGCCGATGTGAGCAGCATAAGCAGGGGCAGTGCAGCGAGCCGCCATACCATTCTTGCATTCATCCGTGTTCTCGTTCAGTACAGCTTCATGAAAAATGCTGCAGGATGTCCTGAAGCGGTTTCTTCTCGATATCGGGCACCTCCGCGTCCTTCGCCGGATACCCCACCGGCAGCAGCACAAAGGGCTTCTCGTTCAGGGGTCGCTCGAAGATGCGATTGAGGAAGCGCATGGGATTGGGCGTGTGCGTCAGCGTGGCGAGTCCGGCATGGTGCAGGGCGGCAATGAGAAAGCCCAGCGCGATACCCACAGACTCGGTGACATAATAGTGCTTCTGCCGCCGCGTCGAGCCGTCCCCTTTTCCTGCGTCCACATCCTCGTAATTGATCTGGAAAACGACGATGAGATAGGGCACGGTTTCGAGGAATTCCTTGTGCCAGTCCGTCCCCAGCGGCGCGAGTACATCCTTCCATTCATCCGGGAAGCGATGGGCGTAGTTTTCCTTCTCCTCTTCCTCTGCGGCGATGCGGATGGCGCGTTTGATGTCGGGATTGGAAACCACAACGAAACGCCAGGGCTGCTGATTCGCGCCCGAAGGTGCG is a window of bacterium DNA encoding:
- a CDS encoding trehalose-6-phosphate synthase, producing the protein MNEKTEQHDQVERLIIVSNRLPVVFRREEGVLNWRPGSGGLVTALAPVLRDRGGVWIGWSGLSSEDQEEVNDALSESSAATGYELEAVPLTAEELELYYHGFANEVLWPLFHDLQSHCNFRPEYWHSFQKVNSKFARHIHRATRRGDYIWIHDYHLINVGAELRALDVHSPLGFFLHIPFPPPDIFMKMPWRFNILHALLSYDLVGFQTMRDKRNFVQCVRLLLKDVIVRNAGGFHICAIEHREVRVGVFPISIDHREFERRARSQEVSEAAWYIHEDLPHQQIILGIDRLDYTKGIPYRLEAFRNALRRFPELIESMTLVQVVVPSRTDIPKYHDLKVEIERLVSEINGEFTRSGWVPIHYIFRHLTRTELLAYYRTAEIALITPIKDGMNLVAKEFCASNIEENGVLVLSEFAGAVAQLHKQAILVNPYDVEGMAEALRDAFSMNYEERGRRMRLLRATVARYDIYRWVESFLNAAFSRHLNDYPVVAEYIPPMNDNDYGTSV
- a CDS encoding nitroreductase family protein; translation: MDESFIPLDFTRLAPERQREEAQRFLERMKSRRSVRAFSPEPVPYELIESCVCAAGLAPSGANQQPWRFVVVSNPDIKRAIRIAAEEEEKENYAHRFPDEWKDVLAPLGTDWHKEFLETVPYLIVVFQINYEDVDAGKGDGSTRRQKHYYVTESVGIALGFLIAALHHAGLATLTHTPNPMRFLNRIFERPLNEKPFVLLPVGYPAKDAEVPDIEKKPLQDILQHFS
- a CDS encoding glycosyltransferase — protein: MMQQIDAYAPITGKDVIEQLRQLAEPLKGMKVVHVNSTRMGGGVAEILHKMVPLMNDLGLETSWEVIEGNEDFYQCTKSFHNAMQGNQVHIPDDLLKNYEKVNAENAEKLRPALEDADVVIIHDPQPAPLLKHFPDRKGIWIWRCHIDASHPYRPVWKYLRPFLEDYDASIWSLSDFAQPLPHPQYLIPPSIDPLSDKNIDLAEEEIADVRSRFGIDPERALITQVSRYDRFKDPVGVIEAYKLAKRFTPGLQLVLAGGSASDDPEGEAVLNDVYAAADDDPDVKILLLPSDANRTINALQRASDIVLQKSTREGFGLTVTEAMWKARPVIGGNTGGIRLQVINHHTGFLVSTPEGAALRTRYLLNKPELRQHMGEKAQSFVRDHFLLTRHLGEYLTIMVILAKGHGDRVEL
- a CDS encoding DUF3459 domain-containing protein; translation: MNARMVWRLAALPLLMLLTSALQENRTAGKDDHMEPYYQSLNGVWNFRVDPDDVGVSNRWFDGFPADAPYDTLRVPGFWDQLGDLAEYDGYGWYLRHFDVDADSTLRYALVFEAVDDNADIWLNGMRVGSHIGYGRRFTVDITNAMRARKNLLAVRVEDLGGPGGIMGNVALRSYRREGELLESRFHHRKPVESADWVRDAVLYEVFPRAFSEEGSFRAVEQRLPEIKELGATVIWLMPIHPIGELKRKGTLGSPYSIRDYYAINPEYGTMEDFRSLLARTHELGMHLIIDLVINHTSWDHPFINEHPAWYARNSKGEIVSPNVDWYDIAQLDFNNQALREYMMEMMMYWVRDVGVDGFRCDYSDMIPHDFWSEAIEALREVKPVMLLAEGANPQLHVNAFDISYAWNTYDILHPMLEGELPISQFAVTMQREFYQYPVGALHLRFIVNHDKHKEDNPAVTWLGVRESRSCAVLVSLLPGVPLIYNGQEVGNDRQIGLFEKEVIDWEDAHGLRPFYTELTSVRREHEVLRRGEYRPLALVGNEQVVAYVRSYGGRDMVVAVNLTDEAARVALPMPANCAGVPVMLDGCRLLDEVKGEWEMEPWGYVVLR
- the otsB gene encoding trehalose-phosphatase, producing the protein MAKQRNIDGVLRALQPTVDLRGFEHMLLRSSLRMLLLDYDGTLAPFVTQRDQAVPYPGIRELLSRIIADPRNRVVIISGRAVADLKPLLAIDPLPEIWGSHGWERLMRDGSYEAPPFPDAVIEMFDEEWQWLLEHFDAAQLERKPASVALHWRGLEPARQKKLEREARRKWRPLGESEQFEVHAFDGGLELRAAGRNKGDAVRTLLGEVGEDVPIAYFGDDQTDEDAFKALKGRGLRILVRPEVRDTEADIHCVPPEGLHTLLQLWNSSHV
- the dapF gene encoding diaminopimelate epimerase, translated to MRSIHFTKAEGAQNDFVIVDDRDGMIDEELRRRFSIWSSHRRKGVGSDGSIFIDRSATHDFVMAFYNPDGSVGSMCGNGGRCAALFAERNGIAGNDMRFEVLGRSYHAVVDGSNIRLAFPPPEEISREITLQWEGEACSLDFIDTGAPHALLFASALPSVLRRLLQDVDMQRVGTALRHHEHFAPRGCNVNVLEAGEDGVFSIRTFEKGVEAETEACGTGTLAAGMAAHLRLGTAPPIRLRTHGGDVLTVHFSPGDWPQDDPRYFAEGLVLEGPAHLVFDGCVTLPDM
- a CDS encoding mechanosensitive ion channel family protein → MRLAKRTVTDLDDMFAGLFSKISLFVLIVVGLYAGSLWLSLPAKAHDIIHHALFAASIIQAAFWGNSIIYYLINKTTRLREYEDASAKTTLSVLGFLSKLVLWSVVLLIILDNIGFNITTLIASLGIGGIAVALAAQSILAELFASLSIAVDKPFVIGDFIIIDSFLGIVEKIGMRTTHIRSLGGELIVFSNTDLLSSRIRNYQRMEERRILFVIGVVYGTPADQVEAIPSMVREIIEQDEMTRFDRGHFKEYGASSLNFEFVYYVLSREYNVFMDTQQRINMSIYRKFEEEGIEFAYPTQTIHLRQAAADDSGKTKTVLQKKNAEQTNTSPEQTSS